The Drosophila bipectinata strain 14024-0381.07 chromosome 2L, DbipHiC1v2, whole genome shotgun sequence genome has a segment encoding these proteins:
- the LOC108133367 gene encoding uncharacterized protein isoform X3, protein MDLPSMVQRSGDTLIVRSVVSGNQLYAEQGGAHHPETHNTNNNGSSAKPNGNTSSANTLASSSLLERFRLQQLLQQQQQAAAAAAAVVNSVQQQQQQQQHQATISLDAKEEGLPQCKIKRNYSCNHCAYFTQNPRYHLTHLRDVHGEKIVINKCKLCLYASRHFQKLVRHMKMVHGCTDGIPSGHGQARGKRGMSREARKRRLEESVGVMGGQSPSVAVPDVPTLEQVKRELQRQEEKLQRDIEAYKQRQREEEQQQRELELANSAYERQMQVLREFERQSPAEPPTPSPTSGSATPPSNGEEPQNRLLKCSACEFTTLYRTQLRAHELAEHGKTKFFRCDKCSYVTHIKARFSKHVKYHSMPMIKCVTCDFRTPYKWNLDRHMKNHGGAGAFKCAACDFTADIKQSLTVHEMNHHVPPVGNAGSIWPRRQNKVGASEMCDDFLSDSAELEDQYNNNNVDDDLDGGEDPEEAMSGGEDQHLHHYGKRSKYDDEEEPTDLSQKGGCSSDTSSVGTATPRAQRPMPNLIPINKGPKDVLNLSKETNASRSSLTEIASMFFNEKQISEMLDKSDVPQLSPATTVASQSSSRSLLTKKSSSSFLDKLRTGAQHENLVCQCGHVAKCLSESIIHGKSCHASAVIIDDDDAALHEDDADDRLEIDEDDEDHHSHSALNLSVTGSTRCQHCRHRCKSSTDLLHHLTQCIEAIRCANEMYDSNSGESADRRPDPQALQQQAAVQQQRVCIWNKTAKEIAAATAAAAVHQEAGSKSMVKSPAGSQTASNEENSYYGVETAPGYGEVTKKMTPEEEAANSSLKKVYKCPHCSFWASTASRFHVHIVGHLNKKPFECSLCSYRSNWRWDITKHIRLKTIRDPSHKTAKVLMNDETGRRNYTKYNKYITLMKVTEEDGDPKLMKSGEMTPNQVASLAFLKDYAKVGAVPSQDITFEPVLPSKPSALDDAHLTDNLIRIPLLATMMNAAMAQQQHQQQQQQKDHQSAMITPSVTISPVKRQGPSLPMSGKPSDDLITEVHQEGNEKRTVYRCRKCNFGHQNRDAVLAHVKIHYQDSSYPKSSPLASTSPLQVSVGGNQQFLINKVFAALCLTQPQSPNSSSAGTSPAGISAGLLQRAIQEAQHSPTPNSSALSGLALALAGGKNPPGANSNTTKASAASILEHGEQKASQNEASADSLTSPNTTTATNTVTTTTKAIITSTTKDTAKSLQDLLTSPRSARNGTHHTSYANSNLVSVVGNGFRPDASVYVASSTNNNTTPPPPPPTTTSTTKINASPLPRHCRLKHSGDIRIETLERGVSVPANAPPVYRPLGAGASNESQSHIPSTPSLKAGGINNAANNHNAQLVMTNKQLEQLLHSPLSASAAAVVNAANTQQDLQAAAAYWAAACKAMVTNGSAEEMLQLQQNDQIEITRLPLDHSAVNNNNNNTKSKQQKCPVCPYISESKSQMNYHVSLHKPTQYECRLCTFVCAKKQHLSSHMRSVHQQQMASGAAGAGGTNTGATAITSGGPPLGLEFSVALQLAAAAKQVQQLPASTPLSIDLSQLQLDAASDAELNPQQLPPEYQYKLISYCPRCPARFAQKHNDERNAKQELEQHLLAHSCSSGDLDAEDQGYVCTYCEYRTTKETLLQLHRAVHMSHYQEKCQQLYKNCKEDVAYPAPKLLQLTGPETIWVVDNELSLQLLLQSNDSGTVSSSTGGFDNQNSLLKKQLESGCAGGQVASLTKTPEEAPDEDEERHSTSTPSTSASVATSDLAADASSDAGSIDVPQSTPTPERCLHCPFETLDHGELQQHLQKHTCENPPPSNYHQCAHCDYNAKEESEIEEHTPVHFNAIEKLKSVEFFTCYDQLEISVEQEPEGEQVKQLTEDNNNQDNVINANVQQENENPAEAPEEDEEVLEDPKAKKPSTKLILYKNDGSLIVKPSHETECSLVDPQKSENISDRLRRRILRGTSTNQPEDSPSQERSSTPEKMILVNAKTGKVISRK, encoded by the exons ATGGATCTGCCGTCGATGGTGCAGCGATCGGGTGACACGCTCATCGTGCGCAGCGTGGTCAGCGGCAATCAGCTGTATGCCGAGCAGGGCGGTGCCCACCATCCGGAGACccacaacaccaacaacaatggTAGCTCTGCTAAACCAAACGGCAACACCAGCTCCGCAAACACACTGGCGAGCTCGTCGCTCCTAGAGCGCTTCCGCTTGCAGCAActtctgcagcagcagcaacaagctgcggcagcagctgcagcagtgGTCAACAgcgtgcaacaacaacagcaacagcagcaacaccaggcCACCATAAGCCTGGACGCCAAGGAAGAGGGCCTGCCGCAGTGCAAGATCAAGCGGAACTACAGCTGCAATCACTGCGCCTACTTCACGCAGAACCCACGCTACCACTTGACGCACCTGCGCGACGTGCACGGCGAGAAAATCGTGATCAACAAATGCAAGCTCTGCCTGTACGCGTCGCGACACTTTCAGAAGCTGGTGCGCCACATGAAGATGGTGCACGGCTGCACCGACGGCATACCCAGTGGCCATGGCCAGGCCCGGGGCAAAAGAGGAATGAGTCGGGAGGCCCGCAAGCGTCGGCTCGAGGAAAGTGTGGGTGTGATGGGCGGTCAGTCCCCTTCGGTAGCAGTGCCCGATGTACCCACCCTGGAGCAGGTGAAACGCGAGCTGCAGCGGCAAGAGGAGAAGCTACAGCGCGACATTGAGGCCTACAAGCAGCGCCAGCGCGaagaggagcagcagcaacgcGAACTCGAGCTGgccaacagtgcgtatgagcGACAGATGCAGGTTTTACGCGAGTTTGAGCGACAGTCGCCCGCCGAACCCCCTACGCCTTCGCCAACTAGCGGCTCGGCCACGCCGCCCTCGAACGGTGAGGAGCCTCAAAACCGTCTGCTTAAGTGCAGCGCCTGCGAGTTCACCACGCTGTACCGCACACAGCTGCGAGCCCACGAGCTGGCCGAGCACGGCAAGACCAAGTTCTTCCGCTGCGACAAGTGCAGTTACGTGACCCACATTAAAGCCCGATTCAGCAAGCATGTCAAGTATCACTCCATGCCGATGATCAAGTGTGTGACCTGTGACTTCCGCACCCCCTACAAGTGGAATCTCGATCGGCATATGAAGAATCATGGCGGTGCCGGTGCTTTTAAGTGCGCCGCGTGCGATTTCACCGCCGACATTAAACAATCCTTGACGGTGCACGAGATGAACCACCATGTGCCGCCTGTTGGCAACGCCGGGTCCATTTGGCCCAGGAGACAAAACAAGGTGGGTGCCAGCGAGATGTGTGATGATTTCCTAAGCGACTCCGCTGAACTAGAGGACCAgtacaacaataacaatgttGATGACGATCTGGATGGCGGCGAGGATCCCGAGGAGGCCATGAGCGGTGGCGAGGACCAGCATTTACATCACTACGGCAAGCGGAGCAAGtacgacgacgaggaggagccAACGGACCTTTCGCAAAAAGGGGGTTGCTCCTCGGACACCTCCAGCGTGGGCACAGCAACGCCACGTGCCCAGCGACCGATGCCCAATCTCATTCCGATCAACAAAGGACCCAAGGA CGTCCTAAACCTCTCAAAGGAGACCAATGCTTCGCGCAGCTCTCTGACCGAAATCGCATCAATGTTCTTCAACGAAAAGCAAATCTCAGAAATGCTGGATAAGTCTGATGTTCCCCAGCTATCACCTGCGACAACAGTGGCCTCCCAAAGCTCCAGTCGCAGCCTCCTGACCAAGAAATCCAGCTCCAGCTTCCTGGACAAGCTACGGACGGGGGCTCAGCACGAGAACCTGGTGTGCCAGTGCGGTCATGTGGCCAAATGCCTCTCGGAATCGATTATCCATGGAAAGAGCTGCCACGCATCCGCGGTTATCATCGATGATGACGACGCTGCCCTGCACGAGGACGATGCCGACGACCGTTTGGAGATCGACGAGGACGATGAGGATCACCACTCGCACTCTGCTTTAAATCTTAGCGTGACTGGTTCAACGCGCTGCCAACATTGTCGCCACCGCTGCAAGTCGTCGACAGATCTGCTTCACCATCTGACGCAGTGCATTGAGGCAATCCGCTGTGCCAATGAGATGTACGATTCGAATTCGGGAGAGAGCGCCGACCGGCGACCAGATCCCCAGGCACTTCAGCAGCAGGCCGCCGTTCAGCAGCAACGCGTCTGCATTTGGAACAAGACAGCCAAGGAAATAGCCGCCGCCACCGCAGCCGCTGCAGTACATCAGGAGGCTGGAAGCAAGAGCATGGTCAAGTCCCCAGCCGGAAGCCAGACCGCCAGCAACGAGGAAAACAGCTATTACGGCGTGGAGACGGCACCCGGCTATGGCGAG GTAACCAAAAAGATGACGCCCGAAGAGGAGGCCGCCAACTCCTCGCTGAAGAAGGTGTACAAGTGTCCGCACTGCAGCTTCTGGGCCTCCACGGCTTCCCGATTCCATGTCCACATCGTCGGCCATCTGAACAAGAAGCCGTTTGAATGCTCCCTTTGCTCGTACCGCTCCAATTGGCGCTGGGACATCACCAAGCACATCCGCTTGAAGACTATCCGCGATCCCTCCCATAAAACAGCAAAGGTTCTGATGAACGACGAGACAGGACGCCGCAACTACACCAAGTACAACAAGTACATCACCTTGATGAAGGTCACCGAGGAAGATGGCGATCCTAAGCTGATGAAGTCCGGCGAGATGACCCCGAATCAGGTGGCCTCGCTGGCCTTCCTAAAGGACTACGCCAAGGTAGGGGCCGTCCCCAGTCAGGACATTACATTTGAGCCGGTGCTACCGAGCAAGCCGAGTGCCTTGGACGATGCCCATCTGACAGACAACCTAATACGCATCCCTCTGCTGGCAACCATGATGAATGCGGCGATGGCCCAGCAAcagcaccaacagcaacagcagcagaaggATCACCAGTCTGCCATGATTACGCCTTCGGTGACCATATCACCCGTGAAAAGGCAGGGACCGAGCCTCCCAATGAGCGGAAAACCCAGCGACGATCTTATTACCGAGGTGCACCAGGAAGGTAATGAAAAGAGGACCGTCTACCGCTGTCGCAAATGCAACTTCGG TCACCAAAATCGTGATGCTGTGCTGGCTCACGTCAAAATCCATTACCAAGATTCTAGCTATCCAAAGTCGAGCCCCTTGGCCAGTACCTCGCCGCTGCAGGTTTCCGTTGGTGGAAACCAACAATTTCTGATTAACAAGGTATTTGCCGCCTTGTGTCTCACACAGCCGCAATCGCCAAATTCCAGTTCCGCCGGTACCAGTCCGGCTGGGATCTCAGCTGGACTGCTTCAGCGGGCAATCCAGGAGGCCCAACACTCGCCAACGCCCAACTCCAGCGCTCTGAGCGGACTAGCCTTGGCGTTGGCGGGCGGAAAGAATCCGCCGGGGGCCAATTCCAATACGACGAAAGCCAGTGCCGCCTCCATTTTAGAGCACGGTGAGCAGAAAGCGAGTCAAAACGAGGCAAGTGCCGACAGTCTGACGTCGCCGaacaccaccaccgccaccaaTACCGTCACTACCACTACCAAAGCTATTATAACTAGCACCACCAAAGACACCGCTAAATCGCTGCAGGATCTGCTAACCTCACCACGCAGCGCTAGAAATGGAACTCATCATACCTCTTATGCTAACAGTAACTTGGTTTCGGTTGTGGGAAACGGATTCCGGCCGGATGCTTCCGTCTACGTCGCCTCAtctaccaacaacaacaccacaccaccaccaccaccaccaactaCCACTTCCACAACCAAGATCAATGCATCGCCTTTGCCA CGGCATTGTCGCTTAAAGCATTCCGGGGATATTCGGATCGAGACCCTTGAGCGCGGAGTCAGTGTCCCAGCGAATGCCCCACCCGTCTACAGACCCCTGGGGGCAGGTGCCAGCAACGAATCTCAGAGCCACATTCCCTCTACTCCCAGTCTAAAAGCCGGAGGCATAAACAATGCCGCCAACAATCACAACGCCCAACTAGTTATGACCAACAAACAGCTAGAACAGCTCCTCCACTCACCGCTCTCCGCCAGTGCCGCCGCGGTGGTGAATGCCGCAAATACCCAGCAGGATCTTCAGGCAGCGGCCGCCTATTGGGCAGCCGCTTGCAAGGCAATGGTCACCAATGGCAGTGCCGAGGAAATGCTGCAACTGCAGCAGAACGACCAGATCGAGATCACTCGGTTGCCCTTGGACCATTCCGCcgtcaacaacaacaacaacaatacgaAGAGCAAGCAGCAAAAGTGCCCGGTGTGTCCCTACATCTCGGAAAGCAAGTCCCAGATGAACTACCACGTATCCCTGCACAAGCCCACCCAGTACGAGTGCAGACTGTGCACATTCGTCTGCGCCAAGAAGCAGCACCTGAGCAGCCACATGCGCAGTGTCCACCAGCAGCAAATGGCCTCTGGAGCAGCTGGCGCTGGAGGAACAAACACTGGTGCTACTGCCATCACATCTGGAGGTCCTCCTTTGGGTCTCGAATTTAGTGTGGCTCTGCAGTTGGCCGCTGCAGCGAAGCAAGTGCAACAGCTGCCTGCTTCCACACCGCTCTCGATTGATCTTTCCCAGCTCCAGCTGGATGCTGCTTCGGATGCGGAGCTGAATCCACAACAACTACCACCAGAGTATCAGTACAAGCTGATCAGTTACTGTCCTCGATGCCCAGCTCGCTTCGCCCAAAAGCATAACGACGAACGCAACGCCAAGCAAGAGCTGGAGCAGCATCTTCTGGCTCATAGCTGCTCCTCTGGCGACCTGGATGCGGAGGATCAGGGCTATGTGTGCACATACTGCGAATATCGCACAACGAAGGAGACCTTGCTGCAGCTTCACAGGGCAGTGCACATGTCCCACTACCAGGAGAAGTGCCAGCAATTGTATAAAAACTGCAAGGAGGATGTAGCATACCCGGCGCCCAAGTTGCTTCAGTTAACAGGTCCAGAAACCATCTGGGTGGTGGATAATGAACTGAGCCTGCAGCTTCTTCTACAGTCCAACGATAGTGGCACAGTTAGCTCGTCAACCGGTGGCTTCGACAACCAAAACTCGCTTCTTAAGAAGCAACTGGAATCTGGATGCGCTGGAGGTCAGGTGGCTTCACTTACAAAAACACCCGAGGAAGCCCCCGATGAGGACGAGGAGCGGCACAGCACCTCTACCCCTTCAACCAGTGCCTCTGTGGCCACCAGTGACCTAGCAGCAGATGCAAGTAGTGATGCCGGATCCATCGATGTACCCCAATCTACTCCGACGCCAGAACGCTGTCTCCATTGTCCATTTGAAACGCTTGATCATGGGGAACTGCAGCAGCACCTCCAAAAACACACCTGCGAGAATCCTCCGCCGTCAAACTATCACCAGTGTGCCCATTGTGATTACAATGCAAAGGAGGAGTCGGAAATTGAGGAACACACCCCAGTGCATTTCAATGCGATCGAGAAACTAAAGTCCGTGGAGTTTTTCACCTGCTATGACCAGTTGGAGATAAGTGTGGAGCAGGAACCGGAAGGAGAGCAGGTGAAGCAGCTTACCGAGGATAACAACAATCAGGACAACGTCATTAACGCTAATGTTCAACAGGAGAACGAAAATCCAGCAGAGGCACCGGAAGAAGATGAAGAAGTGTTGGAGGACCCGAAAGCCAAGAAGCCAAGTACCAAGCTGATCCTCTACAAGAACGACGGTAGCTTGATTGTGAAGCCCTCCCATGAGACCGAATGCTCTTTGGTGGACCCGCAGAAGAGCGAGAATATCAGTGATCGCTTGCGTCGCAGAATCTTGCGAGGCACCTCCACCAATCAGCCGGAGGACTCTCCATCCCAGGAGCGTTCTAGTACACCGGAGAAAATGATATTGGTTAACGCCAAGACGGGCAAAGTCATTTCCAGAAAGTAG